From Methanoculleus oceani, a single genomic window includes:
- a CDS encoding DUF3795 domain-containing protein, with product MRIEYPDIGICGLSCRLCPMYNTEAESRCSGCKSSTRMAVGCPFITCAVKRKGIEFCWECEESDTCEKWKKHREAGKEHDSFKCYQTLEEDISFISRHGVSAFQKIQEQRGFLLREMLKDFNEGRSKSYYCIAATVLELEDLEEALSRAREESGGLDVRAKSKALHRILDEIASRRDYRLKLRK from the coding sequence ATGCGTATCGAGTATCCCGATATCGGAATCTGCGGACTCTCCTGTCGGCTTTGCCCCATGTACAATACCGAAGCAGAGAGTAGATGTTCTGGGTGCAAGAGCTCAACCAGAATGGCGGTCGGTTGCCCGTTTATCACATGTGCCGTTAAGAGAAAGGGAATCGAATTCTGCTGGGAGTGCGAAGAGAGCGATACGTGCGAAAAATGGAAGAAACACAGGGAAGCCGGTAAAGAGCACGATTCTTTTAAGTGCTACCAGACACTCGAGGAAGATATCTCGTTTATATCCCGGCATGGAGTGTCCGCATTTCAAAAGATACAGGAACAACGCGGGTTCTTACTCAGGGAGATGCTGAAAGACTTCAACGAAGGCCGTTCAAAAAGCTACTACTGCATTGCTGCAACTGTTCTGGAACTTGAAGACCTTGAGGAAGCGCTGTCCCGGGCAAGAGAAGAATCCGGGGGACTTGATGTCAGGGCAAAGTCAAAGGCTCTTCATCGGATTCTTGATGAGATCGCTTCGAGGAGAGACTATCGCTTAAAATTGAGGAAGTAA
- a CDS encoding flavodoxin family protein: protein MEDRPIKVLVIMGSARKANTYRAAERIREILQENAAVDWEYVMLKDVNLEQCRGCYTCFDRGEEYCPIKDDAALLEQKMHDADGVIFATPVYAFQVSGLMKVFIDRHAYICHRPRFFRQKALLLTSAGAVGSKEVLEYLNAVARIWGFEVAARAGIVSHAKMGPLPAYRIQENEEKLQAAAKAFLAALRRGTRARPGLFDVMAFHIGRAPCDELGESAPADHAYWKEQGWLEKGRRYYVDVPVSPVYHALGTVAEWYLRRRIRRDLREVG from the coding sequence ATGGAAGATCGGCCCATAAAGGTCCTGGTCATCATGGGCAGCGCCCGGAAGGCGAATACCTACCGCGCAGCCGAACGGATCCGCGAGATCCTCCAGGAGAACGCAGCGGTGGACTGGGAATACGTCATGCTCAAGGATGTCAATCTGGAGCAGTGCCGCGGGTGCTACACCTGTTTCGACCGGGGGGAGGAGTACTGCCCCATCAAGGACGATGCGGCCCTCCTCGAGCAGAAGATGCATGACGCGGACGGGGTGATCTTCGCCACCCCGGTCTACGCGTTCCAGGTCTCGGGACTGATGAAGGTCTTCATCGACCGCCATGCCTACATCTGTCACCGCCCCCGCTTCTTCCGGCAGAAGGCACTCCTTCTCACCAGCGCCGGAGCGGTGGGAAGCAAGGAGGTGCTGGAGTACCTCAATGCAGTGGCCCGCATCTGGGGCTTCGAGGTCGCCGCCCGGGCTGGGATCGTCTCCCACGCGAAGATGGGCCCGCTCCCCGCCTACCGGATTCAGGAGAACGAAGAGAAGCTGCAGGCGGCGGCAAAGGCCTTTCTCGCCGCGCTCCGGAGGGGAACGCGTGCGAGGCCGGGGCTCTTCGACGTGATGGCGTTTCATATCGGGCGGGCGCCCTGCGACGAGCTGGGCGAGTCGGCTCCCGCGGATCATGCTTACTGGAAGGAGCAGGGCTGGCTCGAGAAGGGGCGGCGCTATTATGTGGACGTGCCGGTCAGTCCGGTCTACCATGCCCTGGGCACGGTGGCGGAGTGGTACCTGCGGCGGCGGATACGGAGGGATTTGAGGGAAGTAGGTTGA
- a CDS encoding antibiotic biosynthesis monooxygenase family protein → MDPLAHERQVFTVGLWIVKPGKEEIFVKKWQEFARWSLDNLEGSRWVYMVQDLEQKNKFVSFSPWDSLETVAAWRQTPECASSIAELRELCDEVTPGTMKEVAHLTR, encoded by the coding sequence GTGGATCCGTTGGCTCATGAGAGACAGGTTTTCACGGTCGGTCTGTGGATCGTGAAACCCGGAAAGGAAGAAATATTTGTGAAAAAATGGCAGGAATTTGCCCGGTGGTCTCTGGATAACCTGGAGGGCAGCCGGTGGGTGTACATGGTGCAGGACCTGGAACAGAAAAACAAGTTTGTTTCTTTCAGTCCCTGGGATTCCCTGGAGACTGTTGCTGCGTGGCGGCAAACTCCGGAATGCGCATCGTCCATAGCCGAACTCAGGGAACTGTGCGATGAGGTGACGCCCGGGACGATGAAAGAGGTGGCCCACCTCACGCGATAA
- a CDS encoding DUF2769 domain-containing protein, translated as MAQFEEKKEMIPEDLYVRMQRQLLSMPMTQIKMKVEELKKICLCPQCPTNNDCAKDAGELLFCSTGRSFHCITENKGCLCPGCPVASQMGLKYQTFCLMGNEKAQRFDAMLKM; from the coding sequence ATGGCGCAATTTGAGGAGAAGAAGGAAATGATTCCCGAAGACCTGTACGTTCGGATGCAGAGGCAGCTGCTGAGCATGCCCATGACTCAGATCAAGATGAAAGTGGAAGAACTCAAAAAGATATGCCTGTGCCCTCAATGCCCTACGAACAACGACTGCGCGAAAGATGCAGGGGAACTTCTTTTCTGCTCCACCGGGCGCAGCTTCCACTGTATCACGGAAAACAAAGGATGCCTTTGCCCCGGCTGCCCGGTGGCCAGTCAGATGGGGCTCAAGTATCAGACCTTCTGTCTTATGGGGAATGAAAAGGCTCAGCGTTTCGATGCGATGCTGAAGATGTGA
- a CDS encoding putative immunity protein yields the protein MKKYSRDDQVTMAAWAADCAERVLGLFEKAYPEDDRPRKAIEACRTWARTGVFRMTEIRGASLAAHAAARDAKENDAAHFAARAAGQAVATAHVPQHAYGGAYYALKAVAAADPANAVVNVAREREWQAGRLPGGLREEIMGRIVVLERGGGVVIKLQKDEDF from the coding sequence ATGAAAAAGTACAGCAGAGACGATCAGGTAACGATGGCGGCCTGGGCCGCGGACTGCGCCGAGCGGGTGCTTGGGCTCTTCGAGAAGGCCTATCCCGAGGACGACCGGCCGCGCAAGGCCATCGAAGCCTGCCGGACGTGGGCCCGAACCGGCGTGTTCAGGATGACCGAGATCCGCGGGGCGTCGCTCGCCGCCCATGCCGCCGCCCGCGATGCGAAAGAGAATGACGCGGCTCATTTTGCTGCACGGGCCGCGGGCCAGGCGGTGGCGACCGCGCACGTCCCCCAGCACGCCTACGGGGGTGCGTACTACGCCCTCAAGGCCGTCGCGGCGGCCGACCCGGCGAACGCCGTGGTGAATGTCGCCCGGGAACGGGAGTGGCAGGCAGGAAGGCTTCCCGGGGGGCTGAGGGAGGAGATCATGGGCAGGATTGTCGTTCTGGAGCGCGGGGGAGGGGTTGTTATCAAACTGCAGAAAGACGAGGATTTTTGA
- a CDS encoding recombinase RecT — MTTDTEIAVAGEYSAHQREILLETVAKGCSPEQFMLMLELAKRYRLDPFARQIWATPAGIFVGRDGFLALAHASGNFDGMETTFEEQDGKLFSATCTVYHKKMQHPIRVTVRFDEFNRPNSDAWRRMPYVMLQKCAEAHALRRAFCVTGLYDEAEFPTEGPARGAFAPTVTVDGEPVPVERVSERCSQCGLHDPMVDAFRERYRAAFEEAGVVLPEGVCEECAKELWKHGEPQ; from the coding sequence ATGACAACCGATACTGAAATCGCTGTCGCCGGAGAGTATTCGGCACACCAGCGGGAGATTCTACTGGAAACCGTGGCGAAGGGCTGCAGTCCCGAACAATTCATGCTCATGCTGGAACTTGCGAAGAGGTATAGGCTGGATCCCTTCGCCCGGCAGATATGGGCGACGCCTGCAGGGATCTTCGTCGGACGCGATGGGTTCCTGGCGTTAGCGCACGCTTCAGGCAATTTCGACGGGATGGAAACGACGTTTGAGGAACAGGACGGAAAACTGTTCTCAGCGACGTGTACGGTCTACCACAAGAAGATGCAGCACCCTATCCGGGTGACGGTCCGGTTTGACGAGTTCAACAGACCGAACTCGGACGCCTGGAGGCGGATGCCGTATGTGATGCTCCAGAAATGTGCGGAGGCTCACGCGCTCCGGCGGGCGTTCTGCGTGACCGGGCTGTATGATGAAGCGGAATTCCCAACGGAGGGGCCGGCGAGAGGGGCGTTCGCACCGACGGTCACCGTGGACGGTGAGCCGGTCCCGGTGGAGCGGGTGTCGGAGCGGTGCTCCCAGTGCGGGCTGCACGATCCGATGGTCGACGCTTTCCGGGAGAGATACCGGGCGGCGTTTGAGGAGGCGGGGGTGGTCCTCCCCGAGGGCGTTTGTGAGGAGTGCGCGAAGGAGCTCTGGAAACATGGAGAGCCGCAGTGA
- a CDS encoding shikimate kinase translates to MHYHENIILIGMPGAGKSTVGVILAKSLGMQFIDTDILIQERAGRMLQEILDEDGPDAFKRIEKETILSLHPHRAVIATGGSVVCSGDAMAHLRSGGVVVYLKISYDEMEKRLKNITTRGILLLPGQSLREMYDERVPLYEKYADLTVACSGEDLESVVGNVIEAL, encoded by the coding sequence ATGCATTACCACGAAAACATCATCCTCATCGGCATGCCCGGTGCGGGGAAGAGCACCGTGGGCGTCATCCTTGCAAAATCCCTCGGCATGCAGTTCATCGATACGGATATCCTGATACAGGAACGGGCCGGGAGGATGCTGCAGGAGATCCTTGACGAAGACGGGCCGGATGCGTTCAAGCGGATCGAGAAAGAGACGATCCTCTCCCTTCACCCCCACCGTGCGGTGATCGCGACGGGTGGCAGCGTGGTCTGCAGCGGAGATGCGATGGCGCACCTGAGGTCGGGAGGGGTGGTCGTGTACCTCAAGATCTCGTATGACGAGATGGAAAAGAGGCTCAAGAACATCACGACCAGGGGGATACTCCTCCTTCCGGGCCAGAGCCTCCGCGAGATGTACGACGAGCGCGTCCCGCTGTACGAGAAGTATGCCGATCTCACCGTCGCGTGTTCGGGCGAGGACCTCGAGTCCGTGGTCGGGAACGTGATCGAAGCGTTGTGA
- a CDS encoding alpha/beta fold hydrolase yields the protein METIRSKDGTLIAYERSGMGPALVLVHGTTADHTRWQTVLPMLERTFTVYAVDRRGRGRSGDAADYAIEREYEDIAAVVSSIPGPVNLLGHSYGALISLEAALRVSNLHKLILYEPAIRLDGPIYPPGIRAQIQALLDSGDREKALLILFHEIAGVPEDQLASLQKEPVWAARLAAAHTISRELVDEDYILDPLRFKDLNVSTLLLSGSESPDFLRAATKAVHAALPNSRVVVMPRQQHIAMSTAPELFVRLVTGFLTEPD from the coding sequence ATGGAGACGATACGGTCGAAAGACGGAACGCTTATCGCCTACGAGCGAAGCGGGATGGGGCCGGCACTGGTCCTGGTGCACGGCACAACTGCGGATCATACGCGCTGGCAGACCGTCCTCCCGATGCTCGAGCGGACGTTCACCGTATATGCCGTCGACCGGCGGGGCCGCGGCCGGAGCGGAGATGCGGCGGACTACGCCATCGAGCGTGAGTATGAGGATATCGCTGCTGTCGTGAGTTCTATCCCCGGGCCGGTGAACCTCCTGGGCCACTCCTACGGCGCATTGATCTCTCTGGAAGCCGCTCTCCGCGTCAGCAACCTCCACAAACTCATTCTTTACGAACCAGCCATCCGGTTAGACGGGCCTATCTACCCACCCGGTATCCGGGCTCAAATCCAGGCCCTCCTTGATTCAGGGGACCGGGAAAAGGCACTCTTAATACTGTTCCACGAGATTGCGGGGGTGCCGGAGGACCAACTCGCATCATTGCAAAAAGAGCCTGTGTGGGCGGCCCGTCTGGCAGCAGCGCATACCATCTCCCGGGAACTCGTTGACGAGGACTACATTCTCGACCCTCTGCGGTTCAAAGATCTCAACGTTTCCACATTGCTGCTGTCGGGAAGCGAAAGCCCTGACTTTCTCAGGGCAGCGACGAAGGCGGTGCATGCGGCGTTGCCGAACAGCAGGGTCGTGGTCATGCCCAGGCAGCAGCACATCGCGATGAGCACGGCACCGGAACTGTTCGTCCGCCTGGTCACCGGGTTCCTGACGGAACCGGACTGA